A segment of the Lelliottia amnigena genome:
CGTTCTACAGCAGCGGCGTGCAGGTCGGTTACGGCGTGGGCTTGCTGCTCTCAACCGGGCTGGTGTCATTAATCAGCCAGCTCACCACTGATGAGCAGTTCCTGAGCTGGGGCTGGCGTATTCCGTTCCTGTTTAGCATCGTACTGGTGCTGGGCGCGCTGTGGGTGCGCAACGGCATGGAAGAGTCGGCGGAATTCGAAAAACAGCAGCGCGAAAAACCGGTCGTCAAAAAACGTCTGCCGGTGATGGAAGCGCTGTTTCAGCATCCCGGCGCATTCCTGAAGATCATCGGGCTGCGTCTGTGCGAGCTGTTAACGATGTATATCGTCACCGCGTTCGCGCTGAATTATTCGACGCAAAACCTCGGTTTGCCGCGTGAACTTTTTCTGAATATTGGCCTGCTGGTCGGGGCCATTAGCTGTCTGACCATTCCGTGCTTTGCGTGGCTTGCCGATCGCTTTGGTCGTCGGCGCGTCTACATTACCGGTGCACTGATCGGAACGCTCAGCGCCTGGCCGTTCTTTATGGCGCTGGAAGCGCAGTCGCTGTTCTGGATTGTGTTTTTCGCCATCATGCTGGCGAATATCGCCCATGACATGGTGGTGTGCGTCCAGCAGCCCATGTTCACGGAAATGTTTGGTGCCCGCTATCGCTACAGTGGTGCGGGCGTCGGCTATCAGGTGGCCAGCGTCGTCGGTGGCGGATTTACACCGTTTATCGCCGCCGCGTTAGTGACCTTCTCGGGCGGCAACTGGCATAGCGTGGCGATTTATCTGTTGGCGGGCTGCCTGATTTCCGCCGCGACGGCGCTGTTCATGAAAGACGCACGCGCCTGATGTCCTGACTTTTTTTTCACATACGTGTGACATACTATCGAGTGACGTCGCACTTATGTGGAACAAGGAGACAGACATGAATAATAAGGGCTCCAGCCTGACACCGGCTCAGGCACTGGAAAAACTGGACGCGCTGTATGAGCAATCTGTCAGCGCCCTGCGCAGCGCCATTAGC
Coding sequences within it:
- the yhjE_1 gene encoding major facilitator superfamily metabolite/H+ symporter; this encodes MDSTLISDRPGEETPSLTRARRAAFGSFAGAVVDWYDFLLYGITAALVFNREFFPQISPAMGTLAAFATFGVGFLFRPLGGIIFGHFGDKLGRKRMLMLTVWMMGIATALIGILPSFATIGWWAPVLLVTLRAIQGFAVGGEWGGAALLSVESAPKHKKAFYSSGVQVGYGVGLLLSTGLVSLISQLTTDEQFLSWGWRIPFLFSIVLVLGALWVRNGMEESAEFEKQQREKPVVKKRLPVMEALFQHPGAFLKIIGLRLCELLTMYIVTAFALNYSTQNLGLPRELFLNIGLLVGAISCLTIPCFAWLADRFGRRRVYITGALIGTLSAWPFFMALEAQSLFWIVFFAIMLANIAHDMVVCVQQPMFTEMFGARYRYSGAGVGYQVASVVGGGFTPFIAAALVTFSGGNWHSVAIYLLAGCLISAATALFMKDARA